ATCTTAAATAACACGAGGATGATTGTCTATCATGTTTCAGTTCTTTCTATTTTTTCAAGTCGTTTGATTATGTTGTTTCTATTTTACTTCAGCTTCTGTTCGTTTACAGTTGATAACCAATGAGTTCTTCTTTACTTCTTCGTGTATTTAGTTGAATTCTGTATTTATGTTGTTATATTAGTTGAGGTCTGTATCGCTTCAACAAAGGTAAATTAGGCATTCTCTTACCCTTGGCCCTTCTTGAAGAACATCTTATCTAACTTAAGGCAATGATTTTGGATGCTTCTTTTacagatctagttgatcatatactAAATTTATCAGATGCGAAGCAGTTAATCCAACGTAAGGACGAACTTGGCAACACAGCTCTGCATATAGCTGTTGAAAGAAACTACGTGCATATAATAAAGAAGTTAATAAAATTTGAGGCCGAACTGTGTTATTGGGTTAATGACAGCCAAGAAACTCCCATCTGTGTGGCAGCGAAATTGGGTCATCTGGAAGCAGTACAAGAGTTGATAAATGAGAGGCCAGACGCTGTCGAAATACGGAATAGTTGTGGAATGAACGTTCTGCACTTAGCTGCCCTAGTTAGGCAAGTGCGAATTGTTGATTACCTGAACGAAGAGGTAGGCTTATCATACTTGGTCAACAAGGGACTTGACAAACCTCCACATGAAGAGCCTCTGCGAAGTGGAGGAAAGACAGATCCGGCTGAAAAGAAAGATCCAAAAGATGAGCCCGTGAAAAGTGGAGGAAACACAGATGCGGGTGAAATGAAATCTCCTTTTTCGAGGATAAGTGAAGGAGACACACCACTGCATATTGCAGCAAAGAAAAAAGACTTGAATGTAAGTCTCTTTTTATACAAACCTCTGTTTGTCACTGCTGAAGTTTGTTCTTTCAACCAATTACTGTGTACAGCTATATAAGTTTTGGGTTTGTGTAGATTCTTAATCTAATCTCGTCTATATATAGAGTCAAATTACTGAAAGTATTTCTACTGAAGACAGAAATTAAAATCATCACGGCAAGAACTTCCGTAGAAGAAATCTTTATGCATAGTTAGTTCCAATAGATCATTTAATTTTTATGAacttatttgagtttgcatttttcAGATGGTGAAGTCGTTGCTTTGTATAGCGGGGATAAACAAGTTTGCTGTCAACAAGGCAGGCTTAACGGCCTTTGATATCGTGAGAGAGAACACGCACTATCACGAATCTGACAAGATAATTTCAGTTCTGGCCAGTTATCCTTCCAATCGCAAGCCATTCTTGTACAGCGCTCCAAAGGTGAGTGCAGAGAAACATGAGGTTGCTGTTGAGATGGTGGACAAAACATATGAGGACAGGCGCAACACAGAACTAGTGGTGGCAGTTCTATTAGCGACAATGTCATTTACGGCAGCTTTCACTGCTCCGGGCAGTTTCGTGACGGACGATGGGAATGGAAATGGGGACTCAAAGGGATCGGGAATTTCGCCTGCGCCTGCGCCTGGAACTGGCTCAGACAAGAGTTTAGGTTCGCCGATTCTGCTTCCGTTGGCCTCCTTCAAGGTTTTTCTCATCTTTGATTGTGTGGCATTCTTTCTGTCGCTCTTAGTGGTGCTGATGTGGCAGATGAGTACACCTATTACCACGGGAAATAAGGTATTGTTCCTCTGTATTACCAACCTATTGGTTTGTGCCACGTTTGCCTTTACGGCCTATGGCTTCATGCTTGCAGTGTATGCCATGCTTTCCAACATGAATCCCGAGCTGGCTTGGTTCATTCTTGGGGCGTGCTTGATCATCTGCTTCTGTGGTAATTTCACTTTTTTCTACATGGCTGCAAAGTTTACAGTGAAGAAGGCTAGGTTTAACCACCTGAACGGTCTACTTCCTTTTCTTTCTGACCGTCTGGGGGAATACGTGTGGATAAAATTAGAAAGATGGGGGCTTTTGGACTTGGTGCGCCGGTCCAAAACCAAGTGGCTTGCTATCCTATACTACCATAGCAATGAGAACGATAAATAAGGTTTGGGAAAGTTGCTTTTGCAAGTCTGATACAGTGTTGCAGCTTCTTATTTCTACATGACTTTGATCGTATTCAACTATGTCTTATAATATTAAATGTTTTCATATTATTAGAAGTGTACAAAGTATCTACATCTGTGTTCAAATCAGATACTTGCGTGCTTAGAGCTGATTTGATATGTGTATGCTTCAAGTTGAATGTTAGATTTACTGTCaataatatttttgtaaattatttttatatttaaatgattatatttATGATTCTTGAAAACAAATAAAGTGTATAAGGGTGTTTAGTCTTTTGATTGAAGATTGTGGGTTCTTGATGAATGGATAGATTATTTTGCCTTTGTATTTGGAAATGCAATCTCTCTTCATTACAAAAGAGGGTGGGTCCATATAAAGTAAGGGACCTTATCTAGACATGATCATACAAGTACATCATTAAAAATGCATTCCTTATGAGAgcctaaaagatagaagaaaaatattCCATGAATAGCTTCCATCTCACAAGTGAACTTTTACGAATAAAATAGGAGATTGCTCAACTAAGTAAGAAATATGAACATTTGACTAACCTAAATTTACATTTATAAATATGAAaccaaaaaatccaacaaaaatcaTTTGTAAACATAAAAATTAATAGGTAACACAGTAACACAAAACATCTGATCATCCAAGCTTGTACTTTTGCAACTCTAGATGGGGAAGGTAAAGAGCATTAGttggtaatttatttatttatttttgtttaaatatgaGGCTAAGGTGTGTAATTATGTGGTCAATCATGTGACTATAGAAATGATCCTAGACAATCAAATGACTAGATCTAAGGAAAAAAGAACTAGATGAGAGTTCGTGTGTGGATAAGTGTCATAACTTCTTAGATAAGTATAATGTATGGTAGTGTGCGCATATAAAATTAGGTAACTATTCATGGGAATGCATATGTATATTAATATACCTAAGGATAGGAGAATAGTCAAAATTCCATACAATATTGCAGTATTGTTCATAAGATATATGTATCCAAGCATTTCCTAAAAATATTCACAATATTGCATAgaaaataacatatatatgctAGTTTCATAATTATATTTTCCGTTACATTGAATTGTGTCTGAATCCTAATTGATCATGCATCAAAAATATTATAGCACTCAAAAATGTTCATGTAAATTTGATA
The sequence above is a segment of the Cryptomeria japonica unplaced genomic scaffold, Sugi_1.0 HiC_scaffold_321, whole genome shotgun sequence genome. Coding sequences within it:
- the LOC131870360 gene encoding ankyrin repeat-containing protein At5g02620-like; translated protein: MATEGQQLGGRIDPDAFKAAVTRLRIDQQLSSQLKAALNNITPGGENTLLHLAASVGNLHFIQQLLQLNRQLLKETDPEVKPLLVNATNAEKDTALHLAAQGGFSNVVKILLQQPESGVDLRNKLDETALFKAYESGNLETVKAIFDASPSSLLESTVHKRNCLSVAVNRGDSDLVDHILNLSDAKQLIQRKDELGNTALHIAVERNYVHIIKKLIKFEAELCYWVNDSQETPICVAAKLGHLEAVQELINERPDAVEIRNSCGMNVLHLAALVRQVRIVDYLNEEVGLSYLVNKGLDKPPHEEPLRSGGKTDPAEKKDPKDEPVKSGGNTDAGEMKSPFSRISEGDTPLHIAAKKKDLNMVKSLLCIAGINKFAVNKAGLTAFDIVRENTHYHESDKIISVLASYPSNRKPFLYSAPKVSAEKHEVAVEMVDKTYEDRRNTELVVAVLLATMSFTAAFTAPGSFVTDDGNGNGDSKGSGISPAPAPGTGSDKSLGSPILLPLASFKVFLIFDCVAFFLSLLVVLMWQMSTPITTGNKVLFLCITNLLVCATFAFTAYGFMLAVYAMLSNMNPELAWFILGACLIICFCGNFTFFYMAAKFTVKKARFNHLNGLLPFLSDRLGEYVWIKLERWGLLDLVRRSKTKWLAILYYHSNENDK